One genomic segment of Peribacillus sp. FSL H8-0477 includes these proteins:
- the trmFO gene encoding FADH(2)-oxidizing methylenetetrahydrofolate--tRNA-(uracil(54)-C(5))-methyltransferase TrmFO — MNNTTVNVIGAGLAGSEAAWQLAKRGIQVNLYEMRPIKQTPAHHTDKFAELVCSNSLRANSLTNAVGVLKEEMRRLDSVIMTAADACAVPAGGALAVDRHEFAAKVTDMVKNHPNVTVINEEITEIPEGTTIISTGPLTSPALSESLKQIMDEEYLYFYDAAAPIIEKDSIDLDKVYLKSRYDKGEAAYLNCPMTEEEFDRFYEALIAAETVPLKEFEKEIFFEGCMPIEVMAARGRKTMLFGPLKPVGLEDPKTGKRPFAVIQLRQDDAAGTLYNIVGFQTHLKWGPQKEVLQLIPGLEKAEIVRYGVMHRNTFINSPKVLLPTYQFKNRSDLFFAGQMTGVEGYVESAASGLVAGINAAKLAAGEDPLVFPAETAMGSMARYITSTNSKSFQPMNANFGLFPDFETKIRGKKERNEQHAERALETIQKFMKNL; from the coding sequence ATGAATAATACAACTGTAAATGTTATTGGAGCTGGGTTAGCTGGGAGTGAAGCCGCTTGGCAGCTAGCTAAACGAGGAATTCAAGTAAATCTTTATGAAATGCGTCCAATTAAGCAAACACCTGCCCACCATACCGATAAATTTGCGGAACTTGTGTGCAGTAATTCACTTCGTGCGAATTCATTAACCAATGCTGTAGGAGTACTAAAAGAAGAAATGCGTCGTTTAGATTCCGTTATTATGACGGCAGCAGATGCTTGCGCGGTTCCAGCGGGGGGCGCTTTAGCTGTTGATCGACATGAATTTGCCGCGAAAGTCACCGATATGGTCAAGAATCATCCCAATGTGACGGTTATTAATGAAGAAATAACAGAAATTCCAGAAGGAACAACTATTATTTCGACGGGTCCATTGACAAGTCCTGCACTCTCAGAAAGCCTTAAACAAATCATGGATGAAGAGTATTTATACTTTTATGATGCGGCTGCTCCAATCATTGAAAAAGACAGCATAGACCTCGACAAAGTATATTTGAAATCACGATACGATAAAGGGGAAGCTGCCTATTTAAATTGCCCGATGACAGAAGAGGAATTCGATCGTTTTTATGAAGCCCTTATTGCAGCTGAAACAGTACCGCTGAAAGAATTTGAAAAAGAAATCTTCTTTGAAGGTTGTATGCCCATTGAAGTCATGGCAGCCAGAGGCAGAAAAACGATGCTTTTTGGTCCGTTAAAACCAGTTGGGCTAGAAGATCCTAAAACAGGAAAACGACCATTTGCCGTTATTCAGCTTCGTCAAGATGATGCAGCAGGTACTTTATATAATATTGTCGGATTCCAGACACATTTAAAGTGGGGGCCGCAAAAAGAAGTACTTCAACTTATTCCAGGACTAGAGAAAGCAGAAATCGTCCGTTACGGCGTTATGCATCGAAATACGTTCATTAACTCACCTAAAGTCCTTCTGCCGACCTACCAGTTTAAAAACCGTTCAGATTTGTTCTTTGCTGGTCAAATGACTGGTGTAGAAGGCTATGTAGAGTCAGCAGCATCAGGATTGGTAGCGGGAATTAATGCTGCGAAACTTGCAGCAGGTGAAGATCCGTTAGTGTTCCCTGCTGAAACAGCAATGGGAAGTATGGCTAGATACATCACGTCAACTAATTCGAAAAGTTTCCAGCCCATGAACGCGAACTTTGGTTTATTCCCAGATTTTGAGACAAAAATCAGAGGAAAAAAAGAGCGAAATGAACAACATGCTGAGCGTGCATTGGAAACTATTCAGAAATTTATGAAAAATTTGTAA
- the xerC gene encoding tyrosine recombinase XerC — MVSKEQALQLFVEYLQIEKNSSHYTIENYQRDIEEFFMFMNEQGISFTSVEYFDVRLFLTGLYNRNLSKRSVARKTSCLRSFYKFLMREELVTGNPFGLVSLPKKDQMLPRFMYEEEINLLFSAISLDDTAGSRDLALLELLYATGIRVSECCNIQLQDLDFSLGTVLVHGKGKKDRYVPMGDFCVDALTSYIKNARAELVASKGKEHRYVFLNLRGEPLTPRGVRYILNELVKRAAVEGDLHPHMLRHSFATHLLNNGADLRAVQELLGHSNISSTQIYTHVTKEQLRKVYNASHPRA, encoded by the coding sequence GTGGTAAGTAAAGAGCAAGCCTTACAGTTATTTGTAGAATATCTGCAAATTGAAAAGAACTCTTCACACTATACAATCGAAAACTATCAACGGGATATTGAGGAATTCTTTATGTTCATGAATGAGCAAGGAATCTCATTTACTTCTGTTGAATATTTTGATGTCCGATTATTCTTGACGGGTCTATACAATAGAAACCTATCTAAGCGATCAGTAGCAAGAAAGACATCCTGCCTGCGCAGCTTTTATAAATTCCTGATGCGTGAAGAACTTGTGACTGGAAATCCTTTTGGTCTCGTTTCTTTGCCGAAAAAAGATCAGATGCTTCCTCGTTTCATGTATGAAGAGGAAATAAATTTGCTTTTTTCGGCCATCAGCCTGGATGATACCGCTGGTTCGAGAGATCTGGCACTTTTAGAATTGCTCTATGCAACCGGTATCCGCGTAAGTGAATGCTGTAATATTCAATTACAGGATCTCGATTTTTCATTGGGTACCGTTTTGGTCCATGGTAAAGGTAAGAAAGACCGCTATGTTCCGATGGGGGACTTCTGCGTAGATGCGCTTACGTCTTACATAAAAAATGCTCGAGCTGAACTAGTAGCCTCTAAAGGCAAGGAACATCGCTATGTATTTTTAAATCTTCGAGGCGAACCGCTTACACCTAGGGGAGTCCGTTATATTTTAAATGAATTAGTTAAAAGGGCTGCGGTCGAAGGCGATTTGCATCCACATATGTTAAGACATTCATTTGCAACACATTTACTGAATAATGGAGCTGATCTTAGAGCCGTTCAAGAGCTTTTGGGACATTCTAATATATCAAGTACGCAAATTTACACTCATGTTACCAAAGAACAACTGCGGAAGGTATATAATGCATCGCATCCAAGAGCTTAG
- the hslV gene encoding ATP-dependent protease subunit HslV, with translation MGEFHATTIFAVHHKGECAMSGDGQVTLGNSVVMKHTARKVRRIFNGTVLAGFAGSVADAFTLFEMFEAKLEEYNGNLQRAAVELAKQWRSDNILRKLEAMLIVMDKTDILLVSGTGEVIEPDDGILAIGSGGNYALSAGRALKRFSGDSLTAREIAENSLQIAAEICVFTNTNIIVEEL, from the coding sequence ATGGGTGAATTTCATGCAACCACAATATTCGCTGTCCACCACAAAGGCGAATGTGCCATGTCTGGAGACGGACAGGTGACACTAGGCAATTCTGTCGTCATGAAGCATACAGCAAGAAAAGTCAGAAGAATCTTTAATGGTACCGTATTAGCAGGCTTCGCCGGATCAGTGGCAGATGCATTTACTTTGTTTGAAATGTTTGAAGCAAAGCTTGAAGAGTACAATGGTAATTTGCAGCGTGCTGCAGTAGAACTTGCCAAACAATGGAGAAGTGACAATATTCTGCGTAAACTTGAGGCGATGTTAATTGTCATGGATAAAACAGATATCCTGCTTGTTTCAGGTACAGGTGAAGTTATTGAGCCGGATGATGGAATTTTGGCGATCGGTTCTGGAGGGAATTATGCACTTTCAGCTGGAAGAGCGTTAAAACGATTCTCAGGAGACAGTTTAACTGCTAGAGAAATTGCAGAGAATTCTTTGCAAATAGCAGCGGAAATTTGTGTGTTTACGAATACTAATATTATTGTGGAAGAGCTGTAA
- the hslU gene encoding HslU--HslV peptidase ATPase subunit, with amino-acid sequence MDSKANLTPRQIVEKLDQYIVGQRDAKRAVAIALRNRYRRSLLQDQLRDEVVPKNILMIGPTGVGKTEIARRLAKLVAAPFIKVEATKFTEVGYVGRDVESMVRDLVETAVRLVKEEKKISVQELAEENANRRLVELLVPSGKKQNNFKNPLEMFFGGTNQEAEQESAKSEDVSLQEKRWIVREKLAKGELENELITVEVEEQQASMFDMLQGSGMEQMGMNMQDALGNLMPKKKKKRKLKVSEARIVLTNEEAGKLIDMDEVTQEAVFRAEQSGIIFIDEIDKIASKKGGSSADVSREGVQRDILPIVEGSTVVTKYGSVKTDHVLFMAAGAFHMAKPSDLIPELQGRFPIRVELQKLSVEDFVRILHEPDNALLKQYVALLAVEGIEIEFSDEAIRKIAEVAFEVNQNTDNIGARRLHTIMEKLLEDLSFEAPEITMDKITITPQYVEDKLGSISRNKDLSQFIL; translated from the coding sequence ATGGATAGTAAAGCTAATTTAACACCTAGACAGATTGTTGAAAAGCTTGATCAATATATAGTTGGGCAACGTGATGCTAAGAGGGCAGTAGCTATTGCACTCCGTAACAGATACCGCCGTAGTCTTTTACAGGACCAGCTGCGCGATGAAGTCGTTCCGAAAAATATTTTAATGATAGGTCCGACAGGCGTGGGAAAGACAGAAATAGCACGCAGGCTTGCTAAATTAGTTGCTGCGCCGTTTATTAAGGTAGAAGCAACGAAATTTACTGAAGTAGGATATGTGGGCAGAGATGTAGAATCAATGGTTCGAGATCTTGTAGAAACAGCTGTCCGCCTCGTCAAAGAAGAGAAGAAAATTAGTGTGCAGGAACTTGCTGAAGAAAATGCAAACCGCCGCTTGGTTGAACTGTTAGTACCTTCTGGTAAAAAACAAAATAACTTTAAAAATCCATTAGAAATGTTTTTTGGAGGAACGAATCAAGAAGCAGAGCAGGAATCTGCTAAATCTGAGGATGTAAGCCTACAAGAAAAACGATGGATTGTTAGAGAAAAGCTTGCCAAAGGCGAACTTGAAAATGAGTTGATTACCGTAGAGGTAGAAGAACAGCAAGCATCGATGTTTGATATGCTGCAAGGCTCTGGAATGGAACAAATGGGCATGAATATGCAGGATGCTCTAGGTAATCTTATGCCTAAAAAGAAAAAGAAACGCAAGCTTAAAGTTAGTGAAGCAAGAATTGTCCTTACTAATGAAGAAGCGGGCAAATTGATTGATATGGATGAAGTGACTCAAGAGGCCGTATTCCGTGCAGAACAATCTGGAATTATTTTTATTGATGAAATCGATAAAATTGCTAGTAAAAAAGGCGGATCTTCTGCAGATGTTTCTCGAGAAGGTGTGCAAAGAGATATCCTGCCTATCGTAGAAGGATCAACAGTTGTAACGAAATATGGTTCTGTGAAAACAGATCATGTTCTCTTCATGGCTGCAGGTGCCTTCCATATGGCTAAGCCGTCTGATTTGATTCCAGAATTACAAGGAAGATTCCCGATTAGGGTAGAACTTCAAAAATTATCAGTGGAAGACTTTGTACGCATTCTACATGAACCGGATAACGCACTTCTCAAACAATATGTGGCCTTATTGGCTGTTGAAGGTATAGAAATTGAATTTTCTGACGAAGCTATTCGTAAGATTGCAGAAGTGGCATTCGAGGTCAATCAGAATACCGATAATATCGGTGCCCGTCGCCTGCATACAATCATGGAAAAGCTGCTGGAAGACTTATCTTTCGAAGCCCCAGAAATTACAATGGACAAAATTACGATTACCCCTCAGTATGTAGAAGACAAATTAGGTTCGATATCAAGAAACAAAGATCTCAGCCAGTTTATTCTTTAA
- the codY gene encoding GTP-sensing pleiotropic transcriptional regulator CodY has protein sequence MNLLSKTRKINAMLQNTAGKPVNFKEMAESLSEVIESNVFVVSRRGKLLGFAINQKIENERMVQMLEDRQFPEEYTKSLFNIPETSSNLDIESAYTAFPVENKQIFAAGLTTIVPIVGGGDRLGTLILARLEEKFHDDDLILAEYGATVVGMEILHEKAEAIEEEARSKAVVQMAISSLSYSELEAIEHIFEELNGREGLLVASKIADRVGITRSVIVNALRKLESAGVIESRSLGMKGTYIKVLNDKFLHELEKLKNS, from the coding sequence ATGAATTTATTATCAAAAACAAGAAAAATTAATGCAATGCTTCAAAATACAGCTGGAAAACCGGTTAACTTTAAAGAAATGGCTGAGAGCTTAAGTGAAGTGATTGAATCAAACGTATTTGTGGTCAGCAGACGAGGAAAGCTTCTTGGGTTTGCGATCAACCAGAAAATCGAAAATGAGCGTATGGTGCAAATGCTTGAAGACCGTCAATTCCCTGAGGAATATACAAAGAGCTTGTTTAACATTCCTGAAACTTCATCAAACCTTGATATTGAAAGCGCGTATACAGCATTTCCTGTTGAGAACAAGCAAATTTTTGCTGCAGGCTTAACAACTATTGTTCCAATCGTTGGCGGAGGAGATCGTTTAGGTACATTGATTCTTGCTCGTCTTGAAGAAAAATTCCATGATGATGATCTAATCCTTGCAGAATACGGTGCAACTGTTGTAGGTATGGAAATCCTTCACGAAAAAGCTGAAGCGATTGAAGAAGAAGCAAGAAGTAAAGCGGTTGTTCAAATGGCTATTAGTTCGCTGTCATATAGTGAATTAGAAGCAATTGAACATATCTTTGAAGAATTGAACGGCAGAGAAGGTCTACTAGTTGCTTCTAAGATTGCCGATCGCGTTGGAATTACTCGTTCAGTAATTGTTAATGCTTTGCGTAAATTAGAAAGCGCAGGTGTCATTGAGTCTCGTTCGCTGGGAATGAAGGGAACATATATCAAAGTATTAAATGATAAATTCCTTCATGAATTAGAAAAATTAAAAAATAGCTAA
- the flgB gene encoding flagellar basal body rod protein FlgB has protein sequence MNLFSNTIQSLDNALSYASLKQKTISNNIANADTPNYKAKEVVNTKSFDTFLNSSISAYRTNQRHYDFSMQSSGQAEMVTQKNVQYNNNGNSVDVDKEMSSLAANQIYYNAVSDRIGSKFQSLQNVIRGGK, from the coding sequence TTGAACTTATTTTCCAATACTATTCAATCTTTAGATAATGCACTTAGCTATGCAAGCTTAAAGCAAAAGACTATCTCTAATAATATTGCAAATGCGGACACGCCGAATTATAAGGCTAAAGAGGTTGTTAATACAAAATCGTTTGATACATTTTTGAATTCCTCGATAAGTGCATATCGAACAAACCAGCGTCATTATGATTTTTCTATGCAATCAAGCGGTCAGGCTGAAATGGTTACTCAAAAAAATGTCCAATATAATAATAATGGAAATAGCGTGGATGTTGACAAGGAAATGAGTAGTCTTGCGGCAAATCAGATTTATTACAATGCGGTATCTGATAGAATTGGTTCGAAATTCCAATCCCTTCAAAATGTTATACGAGGTGGCAAGTAA
- the flgC gene encoding flagellar basal body rod protein FlgC has product MGIFQSINTSASALTAQRLRMDTISSNMANAETTRGSYVDGKWEPYKRKSVVFQEKNDQFSSFLNLAMNKSSNVGEGLQVTRIIEDDTPSQLVYEPNHPDANDDGYVEKPNVDPLRETVDLMSATRSYEANVTVLNASKGMLLKALEIGK; this is encoded by the coding sequence ATGGGGATATTCCAAAGTATTAATACATCAGCTTCGGCTTTAACTGCTCAACGGCTTAGAATGGATACTATCTCTTCAAACATGGCCAATGCTGAAACGACAAGAGGCAGTTATGTAGATGGTAAATGGGAACCTTATAAACGTAAATCGGTCGTTTTTCAAGAAAAAAATGATCAATTTTCAAGCTTTTTAAATCTAGCAATGAATAAAAGCAGTAATGTTGGAGAAGGGTTACAAGTGACGAGGATTATTGAAGACGACACACCTTCTCAACTTGTTTATGAACCCAATCATCCTGATGCAAATGATGATGGATATGTAGAAAAGCCAAACGTGGATCCTTTAAGAGAAACAGTGGATTTAATGAGTGCTACCCGCTCTTATGAGGCAAATGTTACTGTACTAAATGCGTCAAAGGGAATGTTATTAAAAGCACTTGAAATCGGGAAATAA
- the fliE gene encoding flagellar hook-basal body complex protein FliE, whose product MDVALNNVSNIKASSIQTAPTTPYEAQKSFASVLKESIEKVNESQVASDNLTTKLANGEDVELHDVMVASQKASITLSATLEVRNKVVEAYQEVMRMNI is encoded by the coding sequence ATGGATGTTGCCTTGAATAATGTTTCAAATATAAAAGCAAGCAGTATACAGACTGCACCTACTACACCATACGAGGCACAAAAGAGTTTTGCGTCGGTACTAAAAGAATCAATAGAAAAAGTTAATGAATCACAGGTTGCGTCAGACAATCTAACTACTAAACTGGCAAATGGAGAAGATGTTGAATTACATGATGTTATGGTTGCCTCTCAAAAGGCCAGTATCACTTTGTCTGCGACACTTGAAGTTCGTAATAAGGTTGTAGAAGCTTATCAGGAAGTTATGAGAATGAACATCTAA
- the fliF gene encoding flagellar basal-body MS-ring/collar protein FliF, with translation MNDVLTNMKNKITAFWAGKSKKQKLWMAATIFVILIGIGLAFTLSTRTNLVPLYSELSPSETGAIKENLDGRSIKSEVADNGTTIMVPEESVDTLKVELAAEGIPDSGNIDYSFFGQNAGLGMTENEFNVLKLDATQTELANLIKKIDGVQDASVMITIPDNGVFVSETTEKASASIVLKTKSGYQFEETQVKSLYHLVSKSVPNLPTENIVIMNQNFEYFDLNNEENVQSGSTFTTQHGIKKEIERDIQRQVQSMLGTIMGRDKVVVSVTADVDFTQENREENLVTPVDEENMEGLTISAQRLTETYTGEGASAQGGVPQSEDSTDSLGTSYVAGSDGNGDYEKVEETINSEVNRIKKEIIESPYKVKDLGIQVMVEPPNAEDLNSLSEQSKDDIVKVLGTIIRTTIDKDSAEEMLNDEQINNKIALSVQPFNGKVEFESEQKKVVPIWIYIVGGILLLVIIVLLILFLRSRRKVEYEEEEEEEYMESPIQVPNLDNDTETESTLKRKQLEKLAKEKPDEFAKLLRSWIAED, from the coding sequence ATGAATGATGTGTTGACCAATATGAAAAATAAGATAACTGCTTTTTGGGCAGGTAAAAGTAAAAAACAAAAACTTTGGATGGCAGCAACTATCTTCGTAATCCTAATAGGTATTGGATTAGCATTTACGCTGAGTACACGGACAAACTTAGTTCCGTTGTATAGTGAACTCTCACCCTCAGAGACTGGTGCGATTAAAGAAAATCTGGATGGAAGAAGCATTAAATCAGAAGTAGCTGATAATGGAACGACGATTATGGTGCCGGAAGAAAGTGTTGATACATTAAAAGTAGAATTAGCTGCTGAAGGAATACCAGATTCAGGTAATATAGATTATTCCTTTTTTGGGCAAAACGCGGGATTAGGTATGACCGAAAATGAATTTAATGTATTAAAACTAGATGCAACACAAACTGAATTAGCTAACTTAATTAAGAAAATTGATGGTGTTCAGGACGCAAGCGTTATGATAACAATTCCTGATAATGGAGTCTTCGTCAGTGAAACAACTGAAAAAGCGTCTGCATCGATTGTACTAAAAACAAAGTCGGGTTATCAATTTGAAGAAACTCAAGTAAAGTCCTTATACCATTTAGTGTCAAAAAGTGTTCCTAATCTCCCTACGGAAAATATCGTAATTATGAACCAGAATTTTGAGTATTTTGATCTAAATAATGAAGAAAATGTTCAATCGGGTTCTACTTTTACTACCCAACATGGTATTAAAAAGGAAATTGAACGTGATATACAGAGACAAGTTCAAAGCATGCTGGGTACAATTATGGGACGGGATAAGGTTGTTGTATCAGTAACTGCTGATGTTGACTTTACTCAGGAAAATCGAGAAGAAAATCTTGTAACACCTGTTGATGAGGAAAATATGGAAGGACTCACTATTTCTGCGCAGCGTCTGACTGAGACATATACAGGTGAAGGAGCATCAGCGCAGGGAGGCGTCCCACAATCAGAAGATTCTACGGATTCCTTAGGAACTAGTTATGTTGCAGGCTCTGACGGTAATGGCGATTATGAAAAAGTAGAAGAGACCATAAACAGTGAAGTAAACAGAATTAAAAAGGAAATCATTGAAAGTCCTTACAAAGTGAAGGATTTAGGGATTCAAGTAATGGTGGAACCTCCGAATGCAGAAGACCTTAATTCCCTTTCAGAACAAAGTAAAGATGATATTGTCAAAGTTCTCGGAACAATAATTAGAACGACAATTGACAAGGATTCTGCAGAAGAAATGTTAAATGATGAACAGATAAATAATAAGATTGCTCTCTCAGTTCAACCGTTTAACGGTAAGGTAGAATTTGAAAGTGAACAGAAAAAGGTCGTTCCAATATGGATTTATATTGTCGGTGGTATATTACTGCTTGTGATTATTGTTCTATTAATCTTGTTCCTTCGTTCGAGAAGAAAAGTGGAATATGAAGAAGAAGAAGAAGAAGAATATATGGAGAGTCCTATACAAGTTCCTAATCTCGATAATGATACAGAAACGGAATCAACCTTAAAAAGAAAACAGCTGGAAAAATTAGCAAAAGAGAAACCAGATGAATTTGCAAAACTATTGCGAAGCTGGATAGCTGAAGACTAG
- the fliG gene encoding flagellar motor switch protein FliG has protein sequence MKVSERKKKGGLSGKQKAAILLISLGPDVSASVYKHLSEEEIERLTLEISGVRKVDSHDKESILEEFHTIALAQDYITQGGIGYAKQVLEKALGNDQAAAIINRLTSSLQVRPFDFARKADPAQILNFIQNEHPQTIALVLSYLDPPQAGQILSELPQEVQADIARRIATMDSTSPEIINEVEQILERKLSATVTQDYTQTGGIEAVVDVLNGVDRSTERTILDALEIQDPELAEEIKKRMFVFEDIVTLDGRAIQRVIRDSENEDLKLSLKVASDEVKEVVFSNMSKRMVDTFQEEMEYMGPVRLRDVEEAQSRIVAVIRRLEESGEIVVARGGGDDIIV, from the coding sequence ATGAAGGTGTCAGAAAGAAAGAAAAAAGGCGGGCTTAGCGGAAAGCAAAAAGCCGCCATCCTTCTTATTTCCTTAGGACCTGATGTGTCTGCTTCTGTATATAAGCATCTTTCAGAAGAAGAAATTGAAAGGCTTACCTTGGAGATATCTGGAGTAAGAAAAGTCGATTCACATGATAAAGAAAGTATACTTGAAGAATTCCATACCATTGCGTTAGCACAGGATTATATTACACAAGGTGGTATTGGATATGCTAAGCAAGTTCTTGAAAAAGCTCTAGGAAACGATCAGGCAGCCGCTATAATTAACCGTCTGACATCATCACTACAAGTTCGGCCGTTTGATTTTGCCAGAAAAGCAGATCCAGCTCAAATCTTAAATTTTATTCAAAATGAACATCCCCAAACAATTGCCTTGGTCTTATCGTATCTTGATCCGCCGCAGGCTGGGCAGATTTTATCAGAACTCCCTCAGGAGGTTCAAGCTGACATTGCTAGAAGGATTGCTACCATGGACAGCACTTCTCCTGAAATTATTAATGAGGTAGAGCAAATCCTTGAGAGAAAATTATCTGCAACAGTCACTCAGGATTACACTCAAACAGGTGGGATTGAAGCTGTTGTCGATGTATTAAATGGGGTCGATCGTTCGACTGAACGAACAATTCTTGATGCTCTTGAAATACAGGATCCAGAACTGGCTGAAGAAATAAAGAAACGGATGTTTGTTTTCGAAGACATTGTTACGCTTGATGGACGTGCTATTCAGCGGGTAATCCGTGATTCAGAAAATGAGGATCTTAAGCTTTCACTTAAAGTCGCAAGCGATGAAGTGAAGGAAGTCGTCTTTAGCAATATGTCAAAACGAATGGTTGATACCTTTCAGGAAGAAATGGAATATATGGGTCCCGTCCGTCTACGCGATGTCGAAGAAGCACAGTCACGGATTGTGGCAGTCATAAGAAGACTCGAAGAATCTGGGGAAATTGTCGTTGCTCGCGGCGGAGGAGATGATATTATTGTCTAG
- the fliH gene encoding flagellar assembly protein FliH, whose amino-acid sequence MSRIIKSRFTKTEENANKTIKIRDYQYQSPVIEEHSNSLLMNDFILEDARKEAKRILEEANQKAQIIYQNIEQAKSDWEQTEKQQYIQAGYDEGYQDGSKTGQSQGLAEYTKSIEIAKGVVEAAKMDYQDKIIKAEQTILDLGVEVAGKIIGVQLDKSEESFISIVKRAVKEARAYTEVELHIHPSHYQSVLAQKEELQAIFPKEINIYIYPDADLNERSCVIESANGRIDASVDSQLAEVKRRLTDLLEEGSKA is encoded by the coding sequence TTGTCTAGGATTATTAAGTCACGTTTTACAAAGACAGAGGAAAATGCCAATAAAACGATTAAAATCCGAGACTATCAATATCAATCTCCAGTTATAGAAGAACACTCGAATAGCTTATTAATGAACGATTTCATATTAGAAGATGCCAGGAAAGAAGCAAAGCGAATACTAGAGGAAGCCAATCAAAAGGCTCAGATAATATACCAAAATATCGAACAAGCTAAATCCGATTGGGAACAAACCGAAAAACAACAATATATTCAAGCTGGTTATGATGAGGGATACCAAGACGGTTCGAAAACAGGCCAAAGCCAAGGGTTAGCTGAATATACAAAGTCCATAGAAATAGCAAAGGGCGTTGTAGAGGCAGCCAAAATGGATTATCAAGACAAAATAATCAAAGCCGAACAGACAATTCTTGATCTTGGTGTCGAAGTAGCAGGTAAAATCATTGGCGTTCAATTAGATAAATCTGAAGAATCGTTTATATCGATTGTTAAAAGAGCAGTCAAAGAAGCGCGTGCCTATACCGAGGTAGAGCTTCATATTCATCCTTCTCATTACCAATCGGTTCTAGCCCAGAAAGAAGAATTACAGGCTATTTTTCCAAAGGAAATCAATATTTATATCTATCCTGATGCGGATCTCAATGAAAGAAGTTGTGTTATAGAATCCGCAAATGGCAGGATAGATGCTTCAGTGGATAGCCAGCTCGCAGAAGTTAAGCGAAGGTTGACAGACTTGCTTGAAGAGGGGAGTAAAGCATGA